A DNA window from Trypanosoma brucei brucei TREU927 chromosome 10, whole genome shotgun sequence contains the following coding sequences:
- a CDS encoding deoxyribodipyrimidine photolyase, putative — MYVPSRVVAVKRQRTPSQPLPAAVFIFRRDFRVTDNTGLLLLIERAGKQSLPVIPLFFFNPRQCDPDKNPYFGKACFEFLCQSLKHLDTVQLGGRLVCLRGSDCDCLEVVRSSGYDIKQLGFNRDITPFARKRDLQLEEWCVKRGVRCVTSNMDYTLLPPDVVTNKNGKPYRVFSPFYRAVLQEHFSDIQAPNPKATTIGDIFTGSHVKEDVKATVDQARRSAMAADEFSSLVDYVDLAALPQTFPELVDRGGRSEGLLRLASVASAKNYSAIRDDIPGDKTTHLSPHLKFGTISIREAMQVALLHLGKEHAFTRQLIWREFYSMLLYHNPRLALGQLKMDVAPQGERQCRATLANEPFLEKYSNFQWEWNDAEFTAFKSGATGFPLVDAAVRCLTKTGWCHNRCRMLIANFLVKVLFVDWREGERWYATVAVDYDVANNSGGWLWSSGQGADAQPYFRFFNPFRQSAQHDPQAVFIKQWVPELRNVSVRTIHKWDVFCKEGRPADQGTLGTVQGTVKESNGIKKEKTELPLGGSIVGGSAYPSPIVDLKQRTKWIVERYKKHAAEVI; from the coding sequence ATGTACGTACCGAGTCGTGTTGTCGCCGTCAAGAGGCAGCGAACCCCGAGTCAACCGCTCCCAGCAGCGGTGTTCATTTTTAGGCGAGATTTCCGTGTGACTGACAACACCggtctgctgctgctgatagAACGGGCTGGCAAACAGTCGCTACCCGTCATTCCCCTGTTCTTTTTCAATCCAAGGCAGTGTGACCCCGATAAGAACCCTTATTTCGGTAAGGCTTGCTTTGAGTTCCTATGCCAATCACTGAAACATTTGGATACTGTTCAGCTTGGTGGACGTCTAGTTTGTCTTCGTGGTAGTGATTGTGACTGTCTCGAGGTGGTTCGTTCCTCTGGTTACGACATCAAACAGCTTGGTTTTAACCGCGATATTACGCCTTTTGCACGTAAACGTGATCTTCAGCTCGAAGAATGGTGTGTGAAACGGGGTGTACGGTGTGTCACCAGCAACATGGATTATACACTACTCCCCCCGGATGTAGTAACTAACAAGAATGGAAAACCGTACCGTGTCTTCAGTCCTTTTTATCGTGCCGTTCTACAGGAGCACTTCAGCGACATACAAGCGCCAAATCCTAAGGCCACCACCATCGGTGATATTTTTACCGGTTCCCATGTAAAGGAAGATGTCAAAGCTACTGTAGATCAAGCAAGGAGGAGCGCCATGGCCGCGGATGAGTTCTCTTCACTGGTTGACTACGTTGATTTAGCAGCCCTTCCCCAAACCTTTCCCGAACTGGTGGATAGGGGCGGAAGAAGTGAAGGGTTGCTACGGTTGGCAAGCGTTGCATCGGCAAAAAATTATTCTGCCATCCGAGACGACATTCCGGGGGACAAAACGACACATTTAAGTCCGCATTTAAAATTTGGTACCATCTCTATCCGTGAGGCCATGCAGGTTGCATTGCTACACTTGGGGAAGGAGCATGCATTTACTAGGCAACTCATTTGGCGCGAGTTCTATTCGATGTTACTCTATCACAACCCGCGTCTGGCATTGGGGCAACTAAAGATGGACGTTGCCCCTCAGGGTGAGCGACAATGTCGTGCGACGCTTGCCAATGAGCCGTTTCTGGAGAAGTACTCTAATTTCCAGTGGGAGTGGAATGACGCAGAATTTACCGCGTTCAAGTCCGGAGCCACAGGATTCCCGCTTGTGGACGCTGCGGTACGCTGTTTGACGAAAACGGGTTGGTGTCACAACCGCTGCCGGATGTTAATTGCCAATTTTCTTGTGAAGGTTCTCTTTGTGGATTGGAGGGAAGGTGAGCGGTGGTACGCTACCGTCGCTGTGGACTACGATGTGGCTAATAACAGCGGCGGTTGGCTCTGGTCATCGGGCCAGGGTGCTGATGCACAGCCgtattttcgtttctttaACCCGTTCCGCCAGTCCGCTCAGCACGATCCGCAGGCCGTGTTTATCAAACAATGGGTGCCAGAGCTCCGGAATGTGTCTGTGAGGACGATACACAAGTGGGATGTGTTTTGCAAGGAGGGGCGACCAGCGGACCAGGGCACATTAGGTACAGTGCAAGGAACTGTGAAGGAAAGCAacggaataaaaaaggaaaagacggAGCTACCGCTTGGGGGCAGCATCGTTGGTGGATCGGCCTATCCCAGCCCCATTGTTGATCTGAAGCAGCGCACAAAGTGGATCGTCGAAAGGTACAAGAAACATGCAGCAGAGGTGATTTAG